The Mycobacterium riyadhense sequence TGAATGCAACCGGGCCGGTGGTGCCGCCCTGGGGAACGCTGACCTGTTGTGGGGTCGCGACGGGAGTGCGGTTGAAGACGATGGGAACGATCCCGTTTCGGATCGCGGCCAAAGCGTCCAGCAAGGCCTGTAAGAGTTCGTTGGGGTCGATCTGCGGCAAGCTGCCCAGTGGGAACGCCTCGGCCGACGGCGACAATGGCTTCGCCCACGGATCTCCGGTCGCGGAGCCCGAATCCCCCGGTGCGGAGCAACCAATCGCGGGGATGGTTATCGCCACTCCCAGCCCCAGGACAACTGCTAGCGCACCAATCCGGCCGATCCCCCTGGCGTAGCGCATCGATTCTCCTTGTGCCGCTGTTCGCGAAAGGTCGTTGCTCGCAGCGAATGTTCTACCTGCAGCAAAGACATTGTCAATGCGCGTAGTTGGTCGATATCCGGCGTCCGTCGCAAAGTTGTGCACCTTCAAAACGTGCGCCGCCAGGGGCCCCGGCGACCACCCGCGCGGTGCGTGCTGGGCGCGGTAGCGCCCCACCAAGCTGGAACGGCGACGTCGTTTTACAGCTCGGGAGCCGGGCAGGATACCGGCCCGCCAGAATCTTTTGGGTTGCTGTTCGTACCGCCGACGAGTTGAGTTGTTGCGCCGTGTGATCGATGGAACCTGCGGCATCACCGGTGTTCGCCAACAAGCGGACTTGCGCGATAAATCGCTGCTCTAGCTGGCAAATCGTCCGCTTCTGGAGATAGCTGGGCCGGAGCTAGTGGTCCGCCAGACCTATTGGTGACAGACATTTTTTGCGCGGACGAGCACGCGCGATTCATACAACCGTGTGTTCAACGTTCCGGCCTAGCCCGCTCGGGCAGCAGAGCCGCAGATCGGCTCGCGACGGGACTCATTGCACCGTTGAATCGGTGGCCAATGCCGCTTCGGCGAACATGCCTGCCACTTCGAGGGCGCAGACAGCAAGTCGAACCGGCTGTGACAGAAGCGTATTCATGCCGAGACAGAGAATTGCTCGTGTCGTGACGGGAACGTTTTCGGTTAGAGACGGCTTAGAGACGGCGATATTGCCGACGCGGGTCTTGACGGCCACCGCGGCACGGACGGGGGGAAACGATCAGGCTGGCGGAAAGTTGTCGGTGCCCCGCGATTGAATGGCCTTGCGGCGATGACTTTCCGTCGTCGCCGTAGTCAGTACTCGTGAGCCCGTCCGGGATACCAAACCGTAAGGAGACCGTCATGGCGATCAACGTCGAACCCGCAGTGATCCCCCACCTCGTCGTTGGCGACGCCGCCGCCGCCATCGACTTCTACGTCAAGGCGTTCGGCGCTGAGGAACTGGGGCGGGTGCCCGGTCCCGATGGCAAGCTGATCCACGCCGCGGTGCGCATCAACGGCTTCACAGTCATGCTCAACGACGACTTCCCCGAGATGTGCGGCGGCAAGTCGATGACTCCGCGGTCGTTGGGCGGAACTCCAGTCACCATCCACCTGACGGTCACTGACGTCGACGCGAAGTTCCAGCGTGCCCTGGACGCCGGCGCCACCGTGGTGGCGGCGTTGGAGGACCAGTTCTGGGGCGACCGCTACGGGGTGCTCGAAGATCCGTTCGGCCACCACTGGTCGTTGGGACAGCCGGTGCGCGAGGTCAGCATGGAGGAAATCCAAGCGGCCATGGCTGCGCAGGCCAGCAGCTAACCCGCGATCCGCTCACTCAACCGGGCCAGTAGGCGCCGTCCCAGCGGCGGCGCCTGCGCTGCGGTAGCCGCTGCCGCGAGCATCTCGGCAGCGTTGGTGAACTTGTTGCGCGGGCGGCCCTCGTCACGGCCGCGCGCCACCTCGGCGGCGTTGATGGCGCACCATCCGGCGGCGTCGACCACGTCGGGCTGGCGAGCGTGCACCAGCTCCTTAAGCTCCGCCGGTTGGGCCACCGGAGCGGTCAGCTTGCCCGCATTGAAGTCGGCAACAAGAGTCTGAACGGTTTGGCAAGAGCACGACTTGTTCGTGCCGATGAACCCTGTCGGCCCGCGCTTGATCCAGCCGGCGACGTACGCGCCAGGCACCGGCCGGCCGGTGGCCGGGTCGACAACCCGACCGCCATCGTTGGGGACCACCGCCGCCGCTTCGTCGAACGGGAGATCGGGGATCGGCTTGCCGCGGTAGCCAATCGACGTCAGTGCGAGGCCGGCGTCGAGCCGGCGCACCTCATCGGTACCGGTGACCGAGAACTCCACGGCGCTTACCCGTTGCTGACCGAGGACGCGTTGCGGCGTGAGCTGATATGCAAGCCGGATCCGCGGGCGCGATGAGGGCGGCGAGACCCCCTCACCGGCAATGCCCAGGCTGCTCAAGACCTGCAGCTTGTTCCTGGTCACCGAGTCGGAAGCGGACGTAAGGTCGTCGAGCACCCGCTGGTGATCGACGGCGTCGAGTACTACGTCGGACGCGCCCGTGAGTCCGATCAACTCGGGCAGGGTGAACGCCGAGTGGGCAAGACTACGCCGGGCCGCGATCACCACCTCGCGGATCGCCGAGCCGCGCAGCGCCCGCAACGCGTGGTCGGCGATGTCGGTGTGGGCGAGGTCGTCGGGGTCCGCGGTGAGCACACGCGCCACATCGAGGGCGACGTTGCCATTACCGATGATCACGACGCGTTCGTGGCCGAGATCGATAGGCAGATCGGTGAATTCGGGGTGTCCGTTGATCCACGCGACCAATTCTGTGGCGGTCCAGGCACCCGGGAGACCCATACCCGCGATATCGAGCCGGCGGTCATCGGGCGCACCCACCGCGTACAGCACGGCGTGATGGTGACTCAACAGTTCCGCGTGGCTCAGGTGCTTCCCTATCTCGACGTTGAGGTAGAACCGGAAGCGCCGATGCCCTGCGACGCGGTCGAACAGTTGGGTGACCTTCTTG is a genomic window containing:
- a CDS encoding VOC family protein, which produces MAINVEPAVIPHLVVGDAAAAIDFYVKAFGAEELGRVPGPDGKLIHAAVRINGFTVMLNDDFPEMCGGKSMTPRSLGGTPVTIHLTVTDVDAKFQRALDAGATVVAALEDQFWGDRYGVLEDPFGHHWSLGQPVREVSMEEIQAAMAAQASS
- a CDS encoding FAD-dependent oxidoreductase, encoding MPHVITQSCCNDGSCVFACPVNCIHPTPDEPGFATSEMLYIDPLACVDCGACVSACPVGAIAPDSRLDSKQLPFVEINASYYPKRPADVKLPPTSKLAPVIPAAEVHAHGDPLTVAIVGSGPAAMYAADELLVQHGVRVNVFEKLPTPYGLVRAGVAPDHQNTKKVTQLFDRVAGHRRFRFYLNVEIGKHLSHAELLSHHHAVLYAVGAPDDRRLDIAGMGLPGAWTATELVAWINGHPEFTDLPIDLGHERVVIIGNGNVALDVARVLTADPDDLAHTDIADHALRALRGSAIREVVIAARRSLAHSAFTLPELIGLTGASDVVLDAVDHQRVLDDLTSASDSVTRNKLQVLSSLGIAGEGVSPPSSRPRIRLAYQLTPQRVLGQQRVSAVEFSVTGTDEVRRLDAGLALTSIGYRGKPIPDLPFDEAAAVVPNDGGRVVDPATGRPVPGAYVAGWIKRGPTGFIGTNKSCSCQTVQTLVADFNAGKLTAPVAQPAELKELVHARQPDVVDAAGWCAINAAEVARGRDEGRPRNKFTNAAEMLAAAATAAQAPPLGRRLLARLSERIAG